The genomic DNA CTAGAGCATACTGATCCTCTACAGTTATAGGTTTTTTCCTTCGCAAAGTATctgttagaaaaaataaataaataataaaatcattatttaaaattttaatgaaaaacttaaaataaaaaaatattaagtacaATAAATACCTTCTTCCAATTCTTCTAATGCTTCTCCAAATGTTGCAAAATtttcatcgtcatcatcatcatcacgtttactcatttttatttttgttgttatttacATGAAatacttatgaaaattttttcactaaattttaaaacgtcataagtaaataataaagtgGACTGTATAAAGGACGTTACACactaaaaatttcacacaAAACATGTACTCTAACGCCATCTGTGAATTTTATGCTACTTACtgatattagaaaaaaaaaatcaaagaaggGGAAAAAAAGCTGATCTACATATTCAGAAAATTATTTCCGTAAATTAATTGGTACTTTCGTAGCAATTtagcaaacaaattttatccTAAAATTGCTCGTATAAGCAATTTTGGACAATTAAGGCTAAaatagaattttgaataattagaattttattaCGTGCACTACTGTACCCTATTAgtacttaaattaaaaaattttttggccaGCTGATTagattaaaagtttattttaattataaacttaatattaaaaaatcgatatttctTTAAAAAGTGTTACGTACATCCTGATTAGAATTTGGCGCTGGCCGGATTTGACGGTTGATTTGAAAGTGGACGTATTGTGTGAACtcatacaattataataataattcacacagcataaaaataaatgaacttAATACTGTATCTAATTAAAGATTGCTTATTACGATGCTAAATACTTGCTACATAAGTCACATTTATAGTCAAATgcttctattttttaatttttattataattacatgtAAGTTTGTCATTCGTCCACATTCATAATCAACCGCTCAACTACACCAGCGCCAAACCATCAACCAGGACGTAGTAACActgtaagttattttttttttcatcaagtaTGTTTAGTGTTTAGGTTATTAATATCATGCAAAGTATGttgatataattattgaactttgtaattcataataaaattaggccaacgaatatatatttatatttatttttttaaatttaatttattataaaaaaataatgatgaattCAGAGACAGAAATTCGTAAATTAAGACCAGCAGAACTTTATTCCCTTGCAAAAACTTTAAGTCCAGATTCTTGGAAAATTCTTATGGGAATTATAACAAAACATGGATCACAAAATCTTCCTATGTTTACTAAGGAACATCTTGAGTGAGTATAATAACtatcttttaatattataatttttatgaatataccataattaaaaaaattgttgtaaattatacaaattaaatatattataattttagtattattGAATTTACTGCATTGAGGCAACATCGACTGgcagctgaaatttttttagatgaatGGTCAACGATGGGACGCAAAAGACCTACGATACGagagttgataaatttattagttaaagTAGAGTTATTTAGAGCTGCTGATTATTTAGCtgttaatatattaaaagagGAACCACCAAAACGTCCACCAACTGGTCCAGCAGCACcagttgatatttttataaattttgaagatATATCAGAAAATCAAAATCCTGGTTATCAATCAACTGTTTTACATGATGCTCAAGAAGTTAATTATGCCGCACAATTAATTAACAACGATAATTTAAAACACATATATGAAGAAgcgaaatttaataatattgaagatgtgtcaaaatttccatttaatagtaaatctgatttaatgaaatttagcACAAAGAGTTTGCCTGAGgaaaataatgttaataattataaaataaaatacgggATTGAACAAGAGGACTTTATTTTACCAAATTTCaaagaattaaatataaatcaagTTGATGATAAAACAAACAATCAAAAAGAAATAACATCAAATAATATACAGGATTATATATTTCCAAATTGTCCACAAGATTTATCAATATGTGAAACACCTTGTTCTTCAAATTTAACCCAGTCTAGTGTTTatacaaaagaaaattcaaatgtaaCGTCTTATGTAAGTGAAAATTTACCATtagttttaaaagaaattaataaacaagaaataaaaagtaatggtaaagaAACAAATAGTAAATCAAACGACTATTCACTTTCTGAagattactataaaaatttaccaatACCTATTTTAGAATTATGCAAACGatgatttataatatataaataacaaatgtataaattgtaaatataacgtaaaaatatattttttaatatattaatgttgaataaatttttattaaatatatttataaaacaaataaattttacaataacaattataataaattgtgtttaaaaataatttaaatttaaaataatatatttatataataaattgagtattgttcataaaaaatactttaattattgaaaatagaaTTGGGCCCaatcagtaaaaaattgaaaattttttaaattattaaatttatatattattaatattattttaataaatattattactttcttATATAaccgctttttttttaaatagcttATTATAGTTATATAATTCTCActatattgaaattaaatatcatataaatatgtatatgcacaaataaaaataagagattattaaaatttgaaaaatctacCAACTTGTTATAATGGCAAtgtatcgataaaaaaaaaattaaaagcatTTTAACCATCACTGTTTTGCTTCATTGCAAAATAAGCGCTTTGAAGTTCACGTAAATTACTTTCTAATGTAGCTACTTCATCAAATTTACATTCTGCTTTAGCTTGTTTGATGTACGATCGTAAATTACTCATTTGTTCGATTATTGGTTCAATTGATGCGGATGGAAGTATTGCAACAGCCCCAGAAGGTGTCCAACCTTGTGAAGTCTCCATCAAAGTCtacacataaataaataaattattaaaattatattaataagtaattaaataattttacctcattatttttaatcggtGTAATATTTTGTGAGCatttattatctattttatATTCTCTACGTCTTTCTTTTAAAGCTTCTTCAATTTCCAACTGTCTTTCGTAAGCTATTCTTTCTTCAATTTTCTGACGACGGTTTTCTTGCAAAGCCAAATACTCTTCTTCAGACGGTAGTGAAGGAATAGTCAATAATTGTTCTTTAAGAAATATCATTGCGGATGCACGAATCATTTGATGTAGTTTTAGTGCCTGACCCTGTGGTGGATTATCAATATCTGCAGTACCAAtagctattatttttttacttatattatcaacattttctCCAACTTTAGctattttaattcttaatatTTGTGCATCACGTAAATCATAAGTCATTTCTCCTTTACTTAATGATTCCcacattttattatacattGTCATAAAACGCATTGCTTCTTCCATATATGTTCTCATAGTttcgtaaaattttgaaataattggtTTACTTAGCTGtcttacttttaatttttcacgtGCATCTAAAAGGTTTTTACAATGAAAACATAATCGAAAATACTGTTCACCACCCGCTCGATCATTCATCAGCGATAAAATACTATTGAGACTTCCACTTGATGGTGATCGTGCTAATTTTGAAAGCCCTATTCCAGCTCGAATAATCCTATCTGTTAATGGAGATTCTGATGATGTAGGAGATATTGAAGAATCATCTACTGATGTTGGGCTAGTCATTTTACctgaataatttatagtattttaatctatatataataattattattcttactacaaaaaaatataaaataataaaaataacttacgaGCATCAAtaagagataaaaattcagtaCAATCGTGACACATTACAGCACCACACAACCGGCAATGATGTTTTCTTCTGGCTAAATGGAAGCTACGTGCACAATTAGGACATAATTTGACATCTTTATCATCAATCCAAGGCACAATTGTACGTTCATGAGCTAAAACGAcaatttaatgattaatataaaataattaatggcgaataaacaaaattgtcataagtatttttataatttatttaaatttaatttttaaattagaaataCCTTTTCGATCAATTGGATCTGatggtaaatttaataatagttTGTCTAATCTTatcagtaatttatttgtttcagtTGAATACCTTTCCAATTTAGCGTTTCTAATATCTCTATAGTAAACAGTGTAAGATTTAACAGCTCCAATTTCTTGTGGACCCCAATTAATATCTGGGCTCAATTGTTTTTCTCGGATCGGTACATTGTGAGAAAAATTATCAGGCATTTCATCttgtttaagaattttttttttagcttttccaaacaaatctatttaaaagtaatcattaaaatttatttatttgaattgttttttttttaattgaattattttgtaatttataaccTTTAAAACttggttatatttaattatttaatatattaaatttacctTTGAGAGATTTTAGTATTTCTGGATCGTCATTGTGAACTTCTTCAAAATGTTTTGTTAATTGAcatggtttttttaaatctgtcATACATACAGGACATAAAAATCCTTCAAGAATTGGGACGTTTTCAGCCATTatagcaatttattttttcatttcttataaaaattaactttttaaagGAGTATACTTATTTAAtcaatgttattttaattaaaaaatagttgtgTAATTTCACATAACTCGCTCTTCTTTTGTAATAATacttattatcaaaaaaaataatgttcgCCTCGATAACAATTACACCATTTCAATAtacatatgtaaatatataggTACTTCCACAtgtacatgtatatgtatgtatatagatatcaTTCACGGAAAATAGAGACCATTTTTCGCCATGATACTGAAATCAGCCGgagtctaataattttttgatttttttaaaaacgataaattaaaaaaaaaatattttgaaaaattgcacctatagtttttttaattttatacacgtgcatatttttatttttattttctatttaaattaaattgttgaaaaaaaaattcgaaaactgttaattgtctgctaacttcaggattatTTTTTCGCCAGCTAAtcacaaaaaatacaaaatttacagaTGTACcttatgatgataaaaataatgatcctCATCAATTTAAATGTCTTTGTCAGCCGTCACGTGCTCATTGATAATTACGAGCATAATCACGAAACTAAAATAGTCATACTAGTAAATTTACTAGTTAACCaccatgcatttttttatcttatacGCATGACATAGaactaaaattatcaattatgtATTTTCTAAATCTACTTTTATTAAtctattctaaaatttatattactttgaatattttattatactttctaattatattcaaattattaatcctACTGATGAATCCAGTGGCAAACATAAAAggacataaatttaaaaaaatattaaataaataataggattataattttaaataaaattgttattagtagttcacaaaaaattatttattaagacatttaagaaattttttgttacgttttgttttaaaaatattacgattaaaattaaagtagTTAACATACtaaaagttacaaaaattatattgttctctcttttatttttatttttttatctaaaaagaaacttatttcaaaaACATTATTGCATTTacattctaaaaaaattattttatttactctaatttaacattttaatattttttagcaccattgaattataaaaaaaaccatcGCAAAAAGTATACATATTGTAACACTACAATTATCAACGTTATTGCACTGGaccttataaaaatattaataatttactatcaaggccaatatttttcattatcatacaaaaaatattatttcagaaaattgcacatgaatataatttaaaatttttacatgatacatttttaaaattgtctgcTTATTCAgtacgataaaatttaatccaaGCCTGTAAAAAGGGTTTAGACgtattcttataaaatatttttcgttgatTTACTCACAATAAACATTTATGATGCCGAtgtattgtatttaaataatttaaattatttatccaaatgtatatttatataaaatgacAATATGATTAGCAAAAACAATAAAGTGACGtcaacttatttttaatacaacacaattatgtaattataatataagttataatttttattataatggaCGAATCAATTAATCAAGTCTTTTTCTCATGAATTagagaagaatttttttttttaatgtaatcgTACTGAACAATAAGAATAATTCTTATGTGTAATAATGTTATGGGCCCTGACATccgaaaaaatgattaaacttAACTATTTCGCGGTGATTAcaacaacaattattattattaatattattatataattaataaaaaatttagtaattataaaagtatattagaaattttataaattttacttttcaaagAACTAATTAAACTGAAAGTAATTTATGtggtgataaaaatttaattgggtTAATAAACGTAAGCCACTAGTACACTACTGTACTACGGCAGACTGTTTTATGTAGTTATAACCACATGTCCACGACcgattcgaaaaaaaaattttgtcagagGTAAATAGAACTCAAAAGCGAATCTACGACATAATTGTGTCACAAATCTAATATTGGTACCAAGGTTGACGGCGCACCCAGCGTAATTTCATTCCAGACGCGGTACGAATCTTGATGCTTGCACACTCTGCAGCTCTCACTGTCTCTTTTACACTTTGCATAAGATTTTGAGCGTTTCCGACCAGCATATCTGTTGCTTCTTGGTCCTCTTCCGTACCtgtatcattaattaataaattattagttaaatttaaaaaataataaataaatgaaaagaatattatacataaataaatatagaagCTACAATATTtctatagtatattacacactaAGGGAGAAAAGTAGAGAAAGTAAGACATTACAACTCGAGTGTGTAATTGGTACATCCTCCTTTTATCCTTTGATGTGTAATGTAATATTGTTTAAACTTAAatcataatagtaataaaaataattacaataatctAAGCAgactttttttcataatttatgaatatataaattactacgtaaaagtaataaatttcaaatatcatgtaaaattataataataataatcaatcaataaattacATCGAGACTTACTAATCCCAATCAATTCATCTGTAACGATACAGGTGAAAATCACCGCGGCATGCCAAAAGATAAGACCGAATAAGAGACAAAAGTAATAAGAATAAGTTAgtctaataatattaatactaaCTATTACCACttgtaatattaaatttttataatttaaatttaacataatGATTGCGCTAAATCTTATAACTTGATCATATGTAATGGAAATAAATGACAATGCATACATTATacttaaacaaaaattaaacggTAAGTTTTTTGTTTCggcaaaatatattataattaaattcatgcaatgaaaaattttattgctcaAGTATTAAGCatgcattaataaaaatatgaaaaaatatgtgCACGCATAGATGAAACGAATGCAAACACGCGTTATATACAgcttttttttaccatataGCATCAGTTCTTCCCAGGTGGGGAGCGTTTCTATGCACAAAAAACAATGTTCattgattataataatgagTTAATATGAAATTGAACCGTTACGtgttaaatattgttaatatttttaattaatgatgtgtttgatttttttttatatatatacaaatgaactaaatttaatagttattactatttaaaagctgaaatacatatttattaatgattttactaaaagataattaaaatgactttgataataattttaataataaagcggtattattttttaagtattaaatgtaatttatatcaataaaaataaattatcaatatacCTTGAGCACCAAGCATTGTTGCTTTTACAGTTGATAAGATCTTCAATTGAGTTCCTATTGTCGGGATTCTTTCACATACTTGAAGTAAgttctgattaaaaaaaaataatattataaagttatactgaataaataattaaaatcaaacaataaataataatattaatttatatatttaaatatttaaaaattaccgtgcGAATACGTTTGTCTGTGCATTCTCTAGCTAATTCTTTAGCTAAACGAGTAACTTCTTGTGATGCTTCAGCAATAGCTTTAGCACAAGCAATCAAATCACGTTTATTACCTCCTTCACCTCGAACTAAACCAGAAAGACGAGCCATCAAAATAGCCATTTTTTTAGCAGCAGCAATGATATCATTATCTTTGCTAGACCATTGACGAACTTCTTGATGGAGACCATGAGCTGCcatctaaaataattatttatttatttatttagtttaatatatatattttttttaattaccatgATAGGTTGATTTGGTTGAGGTGCATGCATAAACATTTCATCTTCATCATCAGTCTCTGGTGGTGGTGGTCTTGGAGGTGCTATCTCTCCACCTGGTAACGGAGGTCTTGGTGGTACCATttcttaataacaaaaataattttttaaaaattaattaaattataacaaattaatatactattttcatGCATAACACTCATAAACATCAAGATGCAGCTTACtctgaaaatttaaacaaacaattatttaatcttaccatttttttccacattgtaatgatcaaaataattatcgtaatATCCTTGACAATACATGcagcatttaaataaataaaaaaatacagtcaccgcaaaaaatattataatttttttttttcgaagattaaaattttttcaaagggATTTCATAACATgcgctgataaaaaaaaatgaatgatgaGATGAATTtggtgatttaaaaaaagtaaaaaaaaaattcaaacatcaTTGGCGAGCAATCAATACGCGAAATttctaaaaacaaaataaagaaagaaaaaatctaaaacgtctcaaataatatttgagacagttatttttcttttttattttcgttattGTGATAAATTACCTCCGGCTTGAGCCGTTTTCTCAAAGTTGTTCTCAGGGGCAAGTTCCTGGTATAGTAGGTCTGGATTATCTCCTGATAAGAAATTTCAGTTAAcatgatacaaaaaaaaaataataaaaaataatagggGTGATAGCTTCATTATTTCAATGTcatcaattaaaattgataattgtgtcattaatctttttttagcttgtaaagtaattttcaatagaattcgtagatatatatttggggttttattttatgttctaATACCTCCACGTGCCCATTTAGGCAAAGGACTGATGGAACGATGTTGCGGTTTGCCAGTATTGAATGTAGGGCTGACCGCGCCCAAATTGCTGGGTGACGGTTGATTCTTCAAAGGTTCACCGACTGACagttaagaaatttaatcaaaaaatcaatcaatgaaaaattacggtatcaattagaaaattaaaatcaacaaaaactaaaaatatacatatcaATGTTTATGACAATGAGTGAATGACATGATATTTACGAAAAGAAAAACGAAAAGaaaccgtttttttttccaggtatttttgaatacagtagactaaataattaaacacaactaaattaaataataaataacaaataaaaaaatgaaaatttctcggtaaaaattcaataaaaacacagtaaatttttttatactcatgaaaattaatgatacctTTATCTGTAAAGTAAGTGTGCCGAGGTAGGGGCACTTTatcttctgaaataaatttataattatcttaaaattttttaaaaatcgtcaATAAACAgtctataaatattaaaaaaattaaacttttaatagatttataataaagtaaaaaaattaaaatatccaaCAAACCATCGCTAATTCGCAGCTGCGAAATATCCGGAGAAGTTCTTTGATCAAGATGCAGAGCTTTGCGAACTTGTCCTACGCTATTTagcagctaaaaataaaatagatccaaattatttatttatcaataagtatttataaaaattatttataaaaaccgttaaaatattaattataatgactAAAATGACGAAACCTAAATTTacgaaagattttttttctctaattcaaaagtgtaattaaaaaataactaaattataaaataataattgttaaattttagtttatcataaaattatgcaataaaatgtaattaaattgcATTCATGGTTTGAGGATATAAGTAATGGACTTACGAATATcaccataaaataaaaatactttaacaAGATCGGAAGTCTGCCAGTTAATATACAACCAACAATAATCAAAACCGatcaaaaagatatatatatatatatatattgaaatttatcataaacaataaatatatcaataagtattttgaataaaaaagaaaaaacaataattacagCACGATTGCTTTCCCTCCAATGTGAAATAGACGGAGCATCGGTAATATTCATAGCAACAGCTTTAGCATCTTGCACCATAGGTGTAACACAGTGCTGAAGAACATCAGCAGCTTGATTAACTCGTTGAATAAATGAAAGATCTTCACTATTGTCACTCTCTTGTTTAGCAACAAGAATAACTCTATTAGCTAAACGAGCAATTGCAGCAGTATTATCAACCATTTTTTGTGGATGTTGTTTAGCAATAGCTTCCTCACAAAGGAAAGTATGTTTCTGCATTTGTTCTTCAGATGTACGAATAAAATCAGCACTATCAGTAGCTTCATCACAAAGTGCTCTTGTTCGCTGCATTGTCTCTGCATACTGTTGacgtaaattttcaaagtgtTCATCAGCAGCTTTACTTTCTGGATAACTCATTCTAATACGTCCAGCATTAACTAATTGTGGTGTTAATGATTCAACTTGAGAAGCACTATTTAATAATGCTTcagctaattttttatttccactaCTACCACCCGCGGCTACCATACGCGCTGTTTTAACAGCacgatttgaaaatatttgaagTGCATGAgttttatcattgaaattttgttcACGTCCTGGTGTGCCTTCGGGAATTAAAACAGCATCGGTAAATTGTTTTAACGGTGTtgtaatatcaataaaatcttCAACTACACGTGACACAACTGCTTGTTGaatacgattttttaattcgtAAAGTTTTTGTGATAATTGCCGTGCTATTTCTTGTGCACGTGGTGTATTTCCTTGACCATAAGCACACATATCAGCTAATTGACGCGATAAATTCTCTACTTCATCGCAAAGCTGTAGGATTTCCGCTTTATGAATACCTGGAAGGCCTTCAGCAacctaaagaaaaaaaaaataattgatacattactaattatatttatcgctaaatttgttaaatattaataattgattttaataattacatttttatagattCTTCTACACAATAACAAACTTACGTATGGTAAACTTTGCTGATTCTATCCATTTGCAGCACAAATGAATAgtgcattttataaaatgttaaatttataGTATAAAAGTACTATGATAGTAGaacttactttttttcctTCATGAATAATCATAGCTATGGCACGTTGTCCGAGTCCTTTGTCATCATGTTGGGGATTTAAAAGCCACTTATTAGCTTGCTCTAGTCGACCAGCAACAGTATGAGCAGTTTGAGCTGTTCCTGATTTATCAGCTGCAACGATTGCCGATGCTACAGAGGAACGAAGTTCATTAAGCTTTTCTTTAATTCCTCGAGCAAGTGATTCTGCTTGTACAGTTGTTCCTTTTCCATCCTGGCGTAATTCACAAAGTGCATTAGTCATTGTTACTAATTGAGATGCTAGTTTAGACATAGCATCAGATTGTGACGGTGAAAGATAACGATCAGCAAGTTTATTTGCTTGTTCGATAATTTGTCGCAGACTTTTTTCACCAACTCCGCCTTGCATGGCTCTACCATCGTCTAACCAATCATGAGCTGTTCTTACACGAGACTCTATGGCACTCTGAGCTTTTTTTAATacctaaatataaaatatttaatttaataattgtaatagtataaaaatatatgtttattattaaattattttaataattttcacaaCCATAATTATaacgtgtaaaaaaaaatttttttcatgtcaaGTTGGTCAAAAGCAATATGTATTAAATTCAACAATATGAATAgaataacatatatgtattttatcgAGACTAATTGTCTCTTCGAGCAACTTggcatcaaaaaaaatttttttcatacattaaattattatgaacaATATTATACCGTTAATTGATCAGCATCCCATTCCTCTTCGTCATAAGTTGTCAATTGAAGTACAcgtattatttcatttaattcatcAGACATACGGCTAGAAAGATAATTACGATTTTCTGCAGCTTCTTCAGCACCTCTACCACCCTGAGATATTAtatggataaaaattttcattgaacaGATTAAAATTGGTGCCAAAGTTTTAACTTGATCTAAACatcgtattaaaatttcacGATGAACTTGATGAGTCAACTCTTTTTCTCTTGCTCCTACTTCACGTGAAACTTTACTTAAGCAAGGGCTAAgattctttaaaaaatgtacCAGATCTTCCATTGTTTCAATTACTTCAGTAACAGCCAAATAATCCAAAACTCTTTTACATTCTCTAATTATTTTACGCACTTCGCTTTCGTCGAAGCACAACAGCAAAGAACTAGTACCTTGAAGAATACCTCGCGAACCTTCAATAagtttttttctgtaaaataatttaataatcaattaaattataaaaaaaaattttgtaaaattattgatggataaaatttaatattaat from Microplitis mediator isolate UGA2020A chromosome 7, iyMicMedi2.1, whole genome shotgun sequence includes the following:
- the LOC130672283 gene encoding vinculin isoform X4, which gives rise to MPVFHTKTIESILEPVAQQVSRLVILHEEAEDGNAMPDLERPVYAVSMAVTNLVKVGKETINSSDDALLKQDMPAALQRVEGASRLLEEASALLKHDPYSGPARKKLIEGSRGILQGTSSLLLCFDESEVRKIIRECKRVLDYLAVTEVIETMEDLVHFLKNLSPCLSKVSREVGAREKELTHQVHREILIRCLDQVKTLAPILICSMKIFIHIISQGGRGAEEAAENRNYLSSRMSDELNEIIRVLQLTTYDEEEWDADQLTVLKKAQSAIESRVRTAHDWLDDGRAMQGGVGEKSLRQIIEQANKLADRYLSPSQSDAMSKLASQLVTMTNALCELRQDGKGTTVQAESLARGIKEKLNELRSSVASAIVAADKSGTAQTAHTVAGRLEQANKWLLNPQHDDKGLGQRAIAMIIHEGKKNQQSLPYVSLLLCRRIYKNVAEGLPGIHKAEILQLCDEVENLSRQLADMCAYGQGNTPRAQEIARQLSQKLYELKNRIQQAVVSRVVEDFIDITTPLKQFTDAVLIPEGTPGREQNFNDKTHALQIFSNRAVKTARMVAAGGSSGNKKLAEALLNSASQVESLTPQLVNAGRIRMSYPESKAADEHFENLRQQYAETMQRTRALCDEATDSADFIRTSEEQMQKHTFLCEEAIAKQHPQKMVDNTAAIARLANRVILVAKQESDNSEDLSFIQRVNQAADVLQHCVTPMVQDAKAVAMNITDAPSISHWRESNRALLNSVGQVRKALHLDQRTSPDISQLRISDEDKVPLPRHTYFTDKVGEPLKNQPSPSNLGAVSPTFNTGKPQHRSISPLPKWARGGDNPDLLYQELAPENNFEKTAQAGEMVPPRPPLPGGEIAPPRPPPPETDDEDEMFMHAPQPNQPIMMAAHGLHQEVRQWSSKDNDIIAAAKKMAILMARLSGLVRGEGGNKRDLIACAKAIAEASQEVTRLAKELARECTDKRIRTNLLQVCERIPTIGTQLKILSTVKATMLGAQETLPTWEELMLYGTEEDQEATDMLVGNAQNLMQSVKETVRAAECASIKIRTASGMKLRWVRRQPWYQY
- the LOC130672283 gene encoding vinculin isoform X1, whose protein sequence is MPVFHTKTIESILEPVAQQVSRLVILHEEAEDGNAMPDLERPVYAVSMAVTNLVKVGKETINSSDDALLKQDMPAALQRVEGASRLLEEASALLKHDPYSGPARKKLIEGSRGILQGTSSLLLCFDESEVRKIIRECKRVLDYLAVTEVIETMEDLVHFLKNLSPCLSKVSREVGAREKELTHQVHREILIRCLDQVKTLAPILICSMKIFIHIISQGGRGAEEAAENRNYLSSRMSDELNEIIRVLQLTTYDEEEWDADQLTVLKKAQSAIESRVRTAHDWLDDGRAMQGGVGEKSLRQIIEQANKLADRYLSPSQSDAMSKLASQLVTMTNALCELRQDGKGTTVQAESLARGIKEKLNELRSSVASAIVAADKSGTAQTAHTVAGRLEQANKWLLNPQHDDKGLGQRAIAMIIHEGKKNQQSLPYVSLLLCRRIYKNVAEGLPGIHKAEILQLCDEVENLSRQLADMCAYGQGNTPRAQEIARQLSQKLYELKNRIQQAVVSRVVEDFIDITTPLKQFTDAVLIPEGTPGREQNFNDKTHALQIFSNRAVKTARMVAAGGSSGNKKLAEALLNSASQVESLTPQLVNAGRIRMSYPESKAADEHFENLRQQYAETMQRTRALCDEATDSADFIRTSEEQMQKHTFLCEEAIAKQHPQKMVDNTAAIARLANRVILVAKQESDNSEDLSFIQRVNQAADVLQHCVTPMVQDAKAVAMNITDAPSISHWRESNRALLNSVGQVRKALHLDQRTSPDISQLRISDEDKVPLPRHTYFTDKVGEPLKNQPSPSNLGAVSPTFNTGKPQHRSISPLPKWARGGDNPDLLYQELAPENNFEKTAQAGGYYDNYFDHYNVEKNEMVPPRPPLPGGEIAPPRPPPPETDDEDEMFMHAPQPNQPIMMAAHGLHQEVRQWSSKDNDIIAAAKKMAILMARLSGLVRGEGGNKRDLIACAKAIAEASQEVTRLAKELARECTDKRIRTNLLQVCERIPTIGTQLKILSTVKATMLGAQETLPTWEELMLYGTEEDQEATDMLVGNAQNLMQSVKETVRAAECASIKIRTASGMKLRWVRRQPWYQY